In Lasioglossum baleicum chromosome 1, iyLasBale1, whole genome shotgun sequence, the genomic window CGCATTctaatgattagacagcggattttatgcgtttataacaaaaatgagtaggtgtaattgaaaagagtgaaaacattagaataatttaaagatactcttatattattttcaacctgtaaaccatattaagaaagaaaataaatttctatttcactccagtttggcgcaaatcagatagaaaatttttattttgcataaagatccgctgtctactaatgatATAAATGAATGGCCATCTGCATATCTTCACAAGTGTTTTACCTTTTACGACTAATCATGGGACTACCGTAAATGTCCTGCGCCTGTGGATGAGTCTGCGGCGCGGCTGAATTTTGTCCTAGTCGTTGCTGTAAGAATGGCGAGTATCGACCACTCTCTGTCGGTTGTATCACGTTCGGGGGATCGACGTTTTCTCGCCTCCACGGTGAGTAGTCCCGAGCGAACGGACTCAAGGATCTAGGGGCACCCTGCCATCGTTCTTTGGTGGTGTCCcgatcttcggtaaatcgtcCGTGGTACGGTGAATAGAGCCTACTACTCGTGTCTATTGAATTAACATCCTGCCTATAAGGAGAGAACGGTCTTCCTTCCTGTCTACCTTGTCCGTTGGTAGAACAGTGATTCGAGGTATAGTCTTTGTTTTGTTCGACATGTCTATACGGTGAATACGGTCGTTGAAAATTCGTTTCCGGTGTGTCGACGTCATTCGACGAAGGTGGAGAAAACGGCCTGGAAATTTCCTTTCGTCTAAGCGCGTATGGACTATAAGATACATAGTTCGCACCATTCTCACTATTTGATCGTTGATGAAATGGCAGAAAATTGGAGTTCTGTGAGTCTTTGGTGACGTTGCTTCGCAAGAAAGCCGGTACTTCGGATTGAGCCCTGAGGTGAGCCGTTTGCTTTAGAGATACGTGACCCGTCGTGACTCGCTGCTGCCATCCTGGCAATCTGAAACTGAACACGGCGGCAACGTTAAGCCGAATTTCTCTCCTGTGTGTCAACCTAATAACGAATGAAATCGACTCCTGGCACAAGTGACTCGATATATTTGCTCGAATGCCACCCTGCTATATCCAAGACCATAAAATTCTACGGATGTTTCTGTAAAGAAAAAACTTGAGTCTGTAGAGAGTTAATAGAAGTTAGAGCGTTAATCATAGTTTAATCATGCAAACACAGACAAGGAGAGAGGAGTCTTTTTATAAAGGTAATTAAAACATAAAGTTTATATATCTATCTATGTTGAAAACTATAGTGAGCCGAGAATGTTGCATGCTAAAAAGAGAACTGAAATATAGCAAGAAAATCGTATAATTCATTCTTCTTGATGAATGGAGTGTGCACAGGGAAAAAATCGTTTGTGCCACATAACCGGCAAGTCGCTGTATACAATATAAACACAAATAAAAAAACgaatattcaaataaataaaaacaatgcTTACCATGAGTGGGGGTTGAAAGGTGGGGTGTGTAACAGGCGCGTGCACAAACCAAACAACTCGAAATGAAAATCGGGCAGATTTTTGGGGTATTTGTGAgggttttgtttttttttaagttttttggAATTTTCGGATAAGTTTTGAGGAATAATGGAGGGGGGTCAGGGGCGAGGGAGGGGGGATGCTATGCTGCGCTGCCTCCCTCAAGCTCAACGCTGCAACACAATTCAACACGCACGCAAACTTTTAATTGAAACTGTATGGACAGGTTTGTAAATGTCATTTTGGCAATGAATAAAAAGATAATTATATAagagacaaaaaaaaaacaaaaaaaaacaacaacatTACTAATAGTCCCACGAAAACTCAACTTTTCACAACTCAGCATAAATTTTCGTGCCGCATCAATGTACCTACCCATTAATCAGGAATACTAAAGTGTGTTAAAAACGTTTCTTTAAAACTAACGTAAGAGACAATACCCGGTTATATACTCAAACCAAACCAAATCATTATGATATTAGTTGGGAATCTCATGCTATGTTTTGAAATTCTATTCGCTTCTATGGAATGGTATTTTCTAATAACATGTGTCTGTACCTAGAGTTTTCGTTCTCGCTTGACACTATCCTAATGTACGACAGTCTACTAGTTTCACTGGTTACGGCGAGAACGGTTATTAACGGTTTACCTTGGCTCTAATTGTCGCATAACTCTGCCAAACCATTGGCAGCCAGAATTTAAGACCGAGGAGTTCGTTTCTTCGTCTTGAGGTACATCGTATTTCCGAATGAAAGGGTGCTCCATGAGTTTATGATACTTCGGACGATGCTTGTAATTTTTCGTAAGGCAGCAACACACGAAACCTCGAAATTCTTTCGAGAAAGATGCATCTTGTGGAAGGGATGGAGGATCGTCTTGCACTACTCTGCTCAGTACCTGCAGAGTGAAACAAATGATACAGTATCTAGCTCGGGCATACTCGGCATTATTGTACGATGCTCGATTTACCTCGAAGTCAGTCTTACAATCTCGATAAGGGAACACTCCTGTAGCTAATTCTACTAAAGTAATACCCAAACTCCATACGTCTGCCCTTATATCATAGTCCGGTTTTGTTGGATCTGGAGGATCTATTCTTTCGGgctaataaaaataaagtagaaaaggcattataaattttctaaattatcgATTCAACAGACACGATTGTTCTACTCACAGCCATATACGCGGCGCATCCCGCGCTTCTAGTTTTTGCTTTACTATCAACTAGTCTACCAGATATACCAAAATCGCATAATTTCACTCCTCCCTTGTCGTCCAGAAGAATATTACTAGGCTTCACGTCTCTATGAATTACGCCGTGCTTTTCTTTTAAGTATGATAATGCTTTTACTGTCTGTGAAAGTAAAATATAGATTTAATTATTCTTTCCAGTTCGATGGGAAGCAAGTTTAACGGTTGTACAATATCGCTTACCGCTACTGTAACTTTTCCTAAAAATTCTTCAGGCATTGCCTGTCTAGTTCTTTTCAATAGCTTGTCCAAGCAAGTTGCCATTAACTCCATACAAATCCATACATCGGATTCTGTAATGAAACATCCCAGACATTGCACAATATATGGACAGTCGTGGGATTTCAACACAACATCAAGATCCATAATTATCCTCTTATTTTCTTCCGCGTTTCCAGAACGTCTCATTTGCTTCACAGCGATGAGCACGCCGCTGGGTTTATGCCtcattttaacaacatgtccacaAGTACCATTTCCTAATTCACCTAAGTGTTCTAAATCTTTCATCTCTGTTTGATACCTCTGTCCATTGATATTCAAAATACCGTTCATCTTCATGATTTCCTGTAGCTTTGACTCAAACTCGCTGTCTTGTTTCTTTGGAGGTATCTGCGAGACTTTCAGAGTTGGAATCGGAGCTGCATCAAAAACATTAAACATTGTTTATGCGCTTGTTGCAAGCCatgtataaatgaaaaaaacatTTCATTATCATTGCAAGCAgtatattctaaatataaataaaactaaattgataatcgtaaaataaaatatattattacagCTTCAGTATGAATACATCAAAGAAAGATATTTTGTAGCAGCTTTCATCGCCGCGTTTATAGCTTCTATCGCAGCTCCATCAAAAATGTACCTTGAGAAGCAGGAgaatttctttaaattaaaaagtaagAGCATTGTTGTTGTTTATAAGGCTCGTTTAAACGAATCCAATCCGTGAATATTTTTAAGTTCGACCCACCGCGCTGTTTCGAACGGAACGATAGGCATCGTGCGTGAACATTAATTCGCGAACAGTTTGAACTAAATAAACTGCGCGTTAAACAAGTGGACCAAAAAGTGTATCGTATATAGAATCAACAGAATAAATTGTGATGGTCAACATAACCTATACGACAAGTGGTGGAAAGAAGATGAATACGTTAGGAACCGAGTAGAAGTCGAGACAGAAGGAAAATCAAAGGATGAATATTACGGATATTTGAGTAGAACTCACGTCGAGAGGCAGGGCTTGAACCAGTCCCCGTGGACGACGACTGAAGGCCCGTTCCTGGTCCAACCTCGTTACTCTGTCTGTCTCTGTCCCTCGACTCATTTTCCGCTTTGAGGCGCGCTTGCATCTTTAATATCTTATTCTCCAGGGTGCTGGACATCTCAACGATTGTCTGGATCACTATCAAGTTCACCGCGGGACACCACCTCGCACAAAATATTTGACAATTTTCACATCACTCGTCTGCCCGTTTTGGCAGCGAACATTGCGCCGCCGGTTATACGCAGTTCAGTAGAACCaacactctctccctctctttctctccccctctctctctctttctttcgatTTCTCAGAAATCACTAGAAAAATGTCTGATAAGAACATTTGTCGAATCTCGTCcgaggaatatatatatacggACAAAATTGTCGATCGCGATCGATAATCAAATATCTTGATTGCGACCATTAATTGCATCGAATCTATTATTCAAACGGAAGATGATGATGATAGATGTACAACAAAATGAGTTCGGTTTgcgaattgatttttatttttgtcgatCGAATAAGAGTTAAATATTTATGATACAAAATACAGTTCTATGCAGAACTCAATATACATGTATACAACGATCTTTCGTAGACTCGAATAATTGTTTTCATTGAATAGATCGAAAGGGTACTATCGGATAAAACGTTTATTTCAAACATGATAAATATTGAGATATAAATCGAGCATATTGTTGCTTGCGAATCggtaataaaatttgatttgacGGGAAAGGAATCAACGCGTGACGTGTAAAATACTGAGCATTCATTTCAAAAAGAATCAATTATACAAGCCGTCGAAAAATAGCTCTGTAAAGGCAAAAGTGATCATTGTAGAACAGCCGCGTTTGCAGCTATACTCGGATTATTAATAACTTCGCCCAGACTTTCCAATAATTCTTTCCTATAGTCATCGAAGTCTCCATCGATTTCATTGATTTGTTGATTCTCGATTACGTATAAACAACATTCCGTGTCTCTGATCAGACGTTCGTCGTGGGAAACTATAATAACTCCGCCTTTGTAATCGTTGATCGCTTCAGCCAAGGCATCGATGGATTCTATATCTAAATTGTTCGTCGGCTCATCTAGAATTACAACATCGGGTGCATTCAAACATAATTCTGCTAACGCGACACGCGCCTTTTGACCACCAGACAAATCTTTCATTTTAATCGTATGCGCGTGAGAGCTAAGTCCGAACGTTCCTAATTGTTTCCTCGCTTTCTCGTATGGAAGATTAAACAAACGCATCAAATATTCTGACGGTGTTTCCTCGGCGGTTAGATGTTCGCCTGAGTGCTGGTCGAACTTTCCTATTCTCTGcaaattcaaaatataattaGTCCACGAAATCCTTATTGAACTTGCGCGAGGCTTAAGCGAGGAGTAACACTTACTAATCGATGATTTCTTATTAAATCTCCTTTGAGAGGTTGTATATCAGCTGTCAACAATTTCAAGAACGTAGATTTGCCGACGCCATTAGGTCCTACTATAGCTACTCTGGAGCTCAAGTCTATTCCAAAATCAACTTCGATAAATAGTGGCTTTTGCCCCTCGTACGAGAACGTAACATCTGAAACAACGTTTCTTTTGTTAGCTGATGTCTGTACAACGTGAAATTCCATTACATTATCAACATACTGTGAAGACCAAGAATAGGTGGCTGCAAAGGTGGTGGATCGGGGAAACTGAATTTAACTATATATTCTCTGGGTTTCTGTAACAACTCTGTAGGCGAATTATCATCCTCTTGTTTCTGCATTTTCGTTCTGTTCTTCTCCTGCTTCCTAGTTAAAACTTCTTTTTGCTTCTTCTCAGCTTGTTTTTTACTCTGACCCGAGGATTTCATATCCTTCAATCTTTTTTCTTGTTTCTCGTATGCTTTGATCATCTCCTTTCTTTTTTgttcatacattttcttaaacatACTATAATTTCctttataataaaacaatttctGTTGATCTAAATGGATTATATCTGTGCATACATTGTCCAAGAAACTCTGGTCGTGGGAAACAATGAGCAGAGTCTTTTTCCAAGCTTGCAAGTAATTGTCCAGCCAAATAACAGCGTTTAGGTCTAAATGATTCGTCGGTTCGTCAAGCAACAATAGAGTAGGCTCCAAAAACAGTGCTCTCGCGAGGGAAACGCGCATACGCCAGCCACCAGAAAAATTCTTTGTTGCGCGATCTTGCATAGAACGACTGAATCCTAAACCGGCAAGAATTCTTCTGGCACGTGGCTCTGCGGAATCTGCGCCAATAATTTTCAGTTCCTCATACACctacaataaatattttatattagtcATGTCAAAATacaacaatattaaaatagataaaaaaatattaccTCCTGTAATCTACTTTGCACAGTCGTGTCTCCCTGTTCTACAAGTCCTTCCAATTTTTTGCACTCTGCCAATAATTCCTTGCATTTTTCATCCGCGTTCAGCACTACTTCAACGGCTGGCGTATTGTCCGCGATAACTTCTTGTTCGCAATATAAAACATCTATGTTTGGAGGAATGGCAAATAATCTTTTTGCTATGTGACGTAACAAGGTGGTTTTTCCATGgctataaaataaacgatatttgcgatataaataaatgtatttgacagggattttattaaatttatcagTCATGTAGAGGTGCATACCCATTTGGCCCTACCAGACCGTAACGCCTACCCTGAGCTATCAACAGACTGGCATTGGTAAAGAGCTCTTTTCCTTTAGCAGCTATACTGAAATTTTCAACCTTGATATCGACGGCGTGCTCCAACTGTTGATTGGTGCGTTGATGAGTCTGCGACTGGGAAACAGTGAAATTCGACTCGAGCTCGCTGTGGCCCTGGCCACCGGTCTTCATCATCATCTCCATCGTTTTCTCATATTCCTGCAGCTTCTTCAGTTTCTTCTTCTCTTTGTGCGTCAACTTTTTCCCTGTCTCCTCCACGTCCATTTCGGATATCTTTTTCGTGACATCCGTAACGTCCGAGTCTTTCTTGTTCGTTGACATGGTGAAACGTGTCCACCTGGTTCACTTAACCTTACTCTTCCATAATTTCTTGATGCCTGGCAGTCGGGGTAACCGCGAAACACGTGGCGCCATCCAATTCTCAGCATATTTTACCATCAGATTATCATATTGCGGTATTTTGCGGACTTTTCTGCGCATACCTATCGCTCATTTGCTGCAGGATTGACATAACTCAAAAATCACGatttaaaatacaaaaattagtAAGACGTTCCATGTATCCACGTACTTACGAGGATccatgaagaaaatcgaaagagAATCAATGTTTATCAATTTAAGGATTCTAGCACATTCAggtaaacatatttttcagttaCGCACAATTgatcacacactttaaatcagaataacttttttatgaatagacCAAACGAAAATTTAAACCAAATTTTTTGATTTTCTCATAAATCGTTTTTGTACCCTATACGACTGTCTTTCGCTGATATTAGTTGACAAGGAAGATCTTTTATCAAATATATGTA contains:
- the LOC143212117 gene encoding uncharacterized protein LOC143212117, which gives rise to MSSTLENKILKMQARLKAENESRDRDRQSNEVGPGTGLQSSSTGTGSSPASRPPIPTLKVSQIPPKKQDSEFESKLQEIMKMNGILNINGQRYQTEMKDLEHLGELGNGTCGHVVKMRHKPSGVLIAVKQMRRSGNAEENKRIIMDLDVVLKSHDCPYIVQCLGCFITESDVWICMELMATCLDKLLKRTRQAMPEEFLGKVTVATVKALSYLKEKHGVIHRDVKPSNILLDDKGGVKLCDFGISGRLVDSKAKTRSAGCAAYMAPERIDPPDPTKPDYDIRADVWSLGITLVELATGVFPYRDCKTDFEVLSRVVQDDPPSLPQDASFSKEFRGFVCCCLTKNYKHRPKYHKLMEHPFIRKYDVPQDEETNSSVLNSGCQWFGRVMRQLEPSFRLPGWQQRVTTGHVSLKQTAHLRAQSEVPAFLRSNVTKDSQNSNFLPFHQRSNSENGANYVSYSPYALRRKEISRPFSPPSSNDVDTPETNFQRPYSPYRHVEQNKDYTSNHCSTNGQGRQEGRPFSPYRQDVNSIDTSSRLYSPYHGRFTEDRDTTKERWQGAPRSLSPFARDYSPWRRENVDPPNVIQPTESGRYSPFLQQRLGQNSAAPQTHPQAQDIYGSPMISRKRFPSEPPPQGSHGSTSPELLISRFAHQMKQDPPSSMPPAQGGSKESAKKRFASYVRLRLGSERAPSPEPPPRFSRGESPLALRRNLVDQASPSFARRYISSSPPQPPPRRLSESNSVPGSPQHVRARLRYTPEPQRRPPPP
- the LOC143212125 gene encoding ATP-binding cassette sub-family F member 1, whose translation is MSTNKKDSDVTDVTKKISEMDVEETGKKLTHKEKKKLKKLQEYEKTMEMMMKTGGQGHSELESNFTVSQSQTHQRTNQQLEHAVDIKVENFSIAAKGKELFTNASLLIAQGRRYGLVGPNGHGKTTLLRHIAKRLFAIPPNIDVLYCEQEVIADNTPAVEVVLNADEKCKELLAECKKLEGLVEQGDTTVQSRLQEVYEELKIIGADSAEPRARRILAGLGFSRSMQDRATKNFSGGWRMRVSLARALFLEPTLLLLDEPTNHLDLNAVIWLDNYLQAWKKTLLIVSHDQSFLDNVCTDIIHLDQQKLFYYKGNYSMFKKMYEQKRKEMIKAYEKQEKRLKDMKSSGQSKKQAEKKQKEVLTRKQEKNRTKMQKQEDDNSPTELLQKPREYIVKFSFPDPPPLQPPILGLHNVTFSYEGQKPLFIEVDFGIDLSSRVAIVGPNGVGKSTFLKLLTADIQPLKGDLIRNHRLRIGKFDQHSGEHLTAEETPSEYLMRLFNLPYEKARKQLGTFGLSSHAHTIKMKDLSGGQKARVALAELCLNAPDVVILDEPTNNLDIESIDALAEAINDYKGGVIIVSHDERLIRDTECCLYVIENQQINEIDGDFDDYRKELLESLGEVINNPSIAANAAVLQ